In Blastocatellia bacterium, a genomic segment contains:
- a CDS encoding SDR family oxidoreductase encodes MPTIWELFDLKGHVAIVTGGAGRLGSQMCDALAEAGAHVVVASRDLERCRQKANELSERFAEAMAVSVDVTVPESVRAMRDAVMARFGRIDVLVNNAYSGLHRSFEEMTLEEFESAVRGGLTSTFLCAQAVSAVMKEAERGTIINIASIYGVVSPDHRIYGRTGINNPCNYGAAKAGVIQLTRWLATYLAPYGIRVNCITPGGFYDERLRTLPDYEQVFVPNYIARTPLGRMGGATDLKGVVVFLASRASEYITGQNIIVDGGWTAW; translated from the coding sequence ATGCCGACGATTTGGGAATTATTCGATCTGAAAGGACACGTGGCCATCGTGACGGGAGGTGCCGGGCGGCTCGGTTCGCAAATGTGCGATGCGTTGGCCGAAGCCGGAGCCCATGTCGTCGTCGCTTCGCGAGACCTGGAACGTTGCCGACAAAAGGCGAACGAACTCTCTGAACGGTTTGCCGAGGCTATGGCCGTCTCCGTAGATGTGACCGTTCCAGAATCCGTGCGCGCTATGAGGGACGCTGTCATGGCCCGCTTCGGTCGCATTGACGTCTTGGTGAATAATGCCTATAGCGGTCTCCACCGATCGTTCGAGGAGATGACACTCGAGGAGTTCGAGTCCGCTGTGCGGGGTGGTTTGACGAGCACCTTCCTCTGCGCACAAGCGGTGAGTGCGGTGATGAAAGAAGCGGAGCGAGGGACGATCATCAATATCGCGAGCATCTACGGGGTCGTGTCTCCCGATCATCGAATCTATGGGCGAACGGGCATCAACAATCCGTGCAACTACGGGGCCGCGAAAGCTGGCGTCATCCAGTTGACGCGGTGGCTGGCGACGTATCTGGCCCCCTATGGGATTCGCGTCAACTGCATCACGCCCGGAGGATTCTACGACGAGCGGCTGCGCACGCTGCCCGATTATGAGCAGGTCTTCGTTCCCAACTACATTGCTCGCACTCCCCTCGGACGTATGGGGGGAGCGACCGATTTGAAGGGCGTCGTAGTCTTCCTCGCCTCGCGCGCCTCGGAGTATATCACCGGGCAAAACATCATCGTGGATGGGGGGTGGACGGCATGGTGA